In Scophthalmus maximus strain ysfricsl-2021 chromosome 16, ASM2237912v1, whole genome shotgun sequence, the following proteins share a genomic window:
- the g6pc1a.1 gene encoding glucose-6-phosphatase a, catalytic subunit, tandem duplicate 1 isoform X1, whose amino-acid sequence MLVIAFSHRCPTHKQTNSPALSKVQWGPRQQQHPRVSASSLGRGPGCDIMDLLHSWGVELAVHLQTGYSRYGGLFSVASTVADLHTTFFWLFPVWFHLRRHAALRLVWVAVVGDWLNLVLKWILFGERPYWWVHETRFYGAGPVPSLQQFPITCETGPGSPSGHAMGAAGVWYVMVTALLSVATEKRCPPLLYKFLQIGLWMVMGLVALVVCMSRVYMAAHFPHQVIAGVITGVLVAEVVSKEIWIYSASMKRYLFTTLFLTSFAAGFYLLLKAAGVDLLWTLDKAQRWCVRPEWVHLDSTPFASLLRNMGTLFGLGLGLHSPLHTGTEGKDTSGAFKTVCIIVSLFLLQLLDGWTFSTENHTTFYFLSFGKSAVALLIPTSLVPWALSGICRAKKDAKNL is encoded by the exons ATGTTGGTGATCGCTTTCTCACATCGGTGTCCCACACACAA GCAAACAAATTCGCCAGCCTTGAGTAAAGTCCAATGGGGACCACGGCAGCAACAACACCCCAGAGTCAGTGCATCATCCTTAGGCAGAGGACCGGGCTGCGATATCATGGATCTCCTCCACAGCTGGGGGGTCGAGCTGGCGGTCCATCTGCAGACCGGGTACAGCCGGTACGGGGGCCTGTTCAGCGTGGCATCGACGGTGGCCGATCTGCACACCACCTTCTTCTGGCTGTTCCCGGTCTGGTTCCACCTGCGGAGGCACGCGGCGCTCAGGCTCGTCTGGGTGGCTGTCGTCGGCGACTGGCTCAACTTGGTCCTGAAATG GATTCTTTTCGGGGAGAGACCCTACTGGTGGGTTCACGAGACCCGGTTCTACGGAGCAGGTCCGGTCCCCTCTCTGCAGCAGTTCCCCATCACGTGTGAGACTGGACCAG GAAGTCCTTCAGGTCATGCTATGGGTGCAGCGGGTGTCTGGTATGTGATGGTAACAGCGCTACTCTCCGTTGCAACAGAGAAGCGATGCCCCCCTTTGCTATACAA GTTCTTGCAGATAGGCCTGTGGATGGTGATGGGCCTGGTGGCGCTGGTGGTCTGCATGTCGAGGGTCTACATGGCGGCGCACTTCCCTCACCAGGTCATTGCTGGAGTCATCACAG GTGTGCTAGTAGCTGAGGTCGTCTCCAAGGAGATATGGATCTACAGCGCCAGCATGAAGAGGTACCTCTTCACAACCCTCTTCTTGACCTCCTTCGCCGCGGGCTTCTACCTCCTGCTCAAAGCGGCGGGCGTGGACCTGCTGTGGACCCTGGACAAGGCCCAGAGGTGGTGCGTCAGGCCCGAGTGGGTCCACCTGGACAGCACGcccttcgccagcctcctgcggAACATGGGCACGCTGTTcggcctgggcctgggcctgcACTCGCCGCTCCACACGGGGACCGAGGGGAAGGACACAAGTGGCGCTTTCAAGACGGTTTGTATCATTGTCTCTTTGTTCCTGCTTCAGCTGTTGGACGGATGGACATTTTCCACCGAAAACCATACGACtttctacttcctgtctttcGGAAAGAGTGCGGTTGCACTTTTGATCCCGACCTCTCTGGTGCCTTGGGCCCTCAGCGGGATTTGCAGGGCAAAGAAAGACGCCAAGAACTTGTAA
- the g6pc1a.1 gene encoding glucose-6-phosphatase a, catalytic subunit, tandem duplicate 1 isoform X2 produces the protein MDLLHSWGVELAVHLQTGYSRYGGLFSVASTVADLHTTFFWLFPVWFHLRRHAALRLVWVAVVGDWLNLVLKWILFGERPYWWVHETRFYGAGPVPSLQQFPITCETGPGSPSGHAMGAAGVWYVMVTALLSVATEKRCPPLLYKFLQIGLWMVMGLVALVVCMSRVYMAAHFPHQVIAGVITGVLVAEVVSKEIWIYSASMKRYLFTTLFLTSFAAGFYLLLKAAGVDLLWTLDKAQRWCVRPEWVHLDSTPFASLLRNMGTLFGLGLGLHSPLHTGTEGKDTSGAFKTVCIIVSLFLLQLLDGWTFSTENHTTFYFLSFGKSAVALLIPTSLVPWALSGICRAKKDAKNL, from the exons ATGGATCTCCTCCACAGCTGGGGGGTCGAGCTGGCGGTCCATCTGCAGACCGGGTACAGCCGGTACGGGGGCCTGTTCAGCGTGGCATCGACGGTGGCCGATCTGCACACCACCTTCTTCTGGCTGTTCCCGGTCTGGTTCCACCTGCGGAGGCACGCGGCGCTCAGGCTCGTCTGGGTGGCTGTCGTCGGCGACTGGCTCAACTTGGTCCTGAAATG GATTCTTTTCGGGGAGAGACCCTACTGGTGGGTTCACGAGACCCGGTTCTACGGAGCAGGTCCGGTCCCCTCTCTGCAGCAGTTCCCCATCACGTGTGAGACTGGACCAG GAAGTCCTTCAGGTCATGCTATGGGTGCAGCGGGTGTCTGGTATGTGATGGTAACAGCGCTACTCTCCGTTGCAACAGAGAAGCGATGCCCCCCTTTGCTATACAA GTTCTTGCAGATAGGCCTGTGGATGGTGATGGGCCTGGTGGCGCTGGTGGTCTGCATGTCGAGGGTCTACATGGCGGCGCACTTCCCTCACCAGGTCATTGCTGGAGTCATCACAG GTGTGCTAGTAGCTGAGGTCGTCTCCAAGGAGATATGGATCTACAGCGCCAGCATGAAGAGGTACCTCTTCACAACCCTCTTCTTGACCTCCTTCGCCGCGGGCTTCTACCTCCTGCTCAAAGCGGCGGGCGTGGACCTGCTGTGGACCCTGGACAAGGCCCAGAGGTGGTGCGTCAGGCCCGAGTGGGTCCACCTGGACAGCACGcccttcgccagcctcctgcggAACATGGGCACGCTGTTcggcctgggcctgggcctgcACTCGCCGCTCCACACGGGGACCGAGGGGAAGGACACAAGTGGCGCTTTCAAGACGGTTTGTATCATTGTCTCTTTGTTCCTGCTTCAGCTGTTGGACGGATGGACATTTTCCACCGAAAACCATACGACtttctacttcctgtctttcGGAAAGAGTGCGGTTGCACTTTTGATCCCGACCTCTCTGGTGCCTTGGGCCCTCAGCGGGATTTGCAGGGCAAAGAAAGACGCCAAGAACTTGTAA